From Panicum hallii strain FIL2 chromosome 2, PHallii_v3.1, whole genome shotgun sequence, a single genomic window includes:
- the LOC112882370 gene encoding 5-formyltetrahydrofolate cyclo-ligase, mitochondrial has translation MIKNAVASLMVRLHHLPLPRAPPASTYRHHHALRLPRPASASVRPAAAMSTTAEQAVADQKRALRTEVRRALKALSPDQRASEDLAIQTTILNSSWFKASKRLCAYISCYQLREVDTSKILAECLPSNPGQEELTKDLYVPRVEDKNRNMRMLKITTMDDLVKNSMNILEPSPVDASGNDREDVLTASSPVDLFLLPGQAFDRTGRRLGRGGGYYDTFLLKYQELAKEKGWNQPLLVALSYSAQIMEEGVIPVNSTDVPIDALVSSSGVIPISPAALERMK, from the exons ATGATTAAAAATGCCGTGGCCTCGCTGATGGTGCGCCTCCACCACCTGCCCCtgccccgcgccccgcccgccTCCACCTACCGCCACCACCACGCGCTCCGCCTCCCGCGGCCCGCATCGGCCTCggtgcgccccgccgccgccatgtcGACGACGGCGGAGCAGGCGGTCGCCGACCAGAAGCGCGCGCTGCGCACCGAGGTGCGAAGGGCGCTGAAGGCACTCTCCCCGGACCAGCGCGCCAGCGAAG ATCTGGCCATTCAAACTACAATTTTGAACTCTTCTTGGTTCAAAGCAAGCAAACGGTTGTGTGCTTATATAAGCTGCTATCAGTTGCGAGAAGTCGATACATCAAAAATACTAGCAGAGTGTCTACCATCAAATCCTG GACAAGAGGAATTGACAAAGGATCTTTATGTTCCTCGAGTGGAGGATAAGAACCGCAATATGCGGATGCTCAAAATCACCACCATGGATGACTTGGTCAAAAATTCAATGAACATTCTGGAACCATCACCCGTGGATGCTAGTGGCAACGATCGTGAAGATG TATTGACAGCCTCTTCCCCTGTTGATCTTTTTCTATTGCCTG GACAAGCGTTTGACAGAACTGGTCGAAGACTGGGACGTGGTGGAGG gtACTATGACACATTCTTGCTGAAATACCAAGAACTTGCAAAAGAGAAAGGGTGGAATCAGCCCCTCTTAG TTGCTCTTTCATACTCGGCGCAAATTATGGAGGAAGGTGTCATCCCAGTCAACTCAACTGATGTCCCTATTGATGCTCTGGTCTCATCCTCTGGTGTTATTCCAATAAGCCCTGCAGCGCTGGAGAGGATGAAATGA
- the LOC112881298 gene encoding subtilisin-like protease SBT1.7 has translation MPRQPRSAYIVHTDHLTKPSHFATHGHWYTSMVASLSPATNSSCVFYVYDTAIHGFAAELTHGEARRLSNTPGVAVVHKDRLVHLHTTRSPGFLGLDRDFGIWPDTNFGDGVIIGFVDSGIWPESASFDDTGLGSVRPSWKGRCVDGERFNASMCNDKLVGARSFTAGMSLATDDFLSPRDKAGHGTHVASTAAGSEVPDTGLFGFARGTSRGVAPRARVAMYKACVLHDCSTAAIVAAIDAAVKDGVDILSLSVGGLDDPDFYKDAMSIALFGAVRAGLFVACSAGNFGPREFTLSNVAPWITTVGAATVDRVFPVSITLGNGQVLTGQSLYAHTTNRTEMIRLLPSNCSNDLGSDRIRGKIVMCARDFGVYPSYGVAVKKAGGSGLVSVSPLDRRMDGLMVQPFTLPAVTVSAREADRLSAYIDSVPDPVASFCFTGRMVTGENRAPVVASFSSRGPNHIVREILKPDVIAPGANIIAAWPVESPLTQSRSDARRSSFNIVSGTSMPYPHVAGVAELLKHKHRDWTPAVTAATLDSHGRGISDNSRTSSGVATPMAAGAGHVRPQLALDPGLVYDAVEQDYVDFLCALKYSAAQLSMFMPGFAGCTRTLPGGAAGLNYPSLVVDFSNGTGVRVLKRTVTKVSEGPETYTVRVVAPDQVAVAVTPRTLQFEKQNEKKSYKVVFRSKKTAVGSTQFGHIVWENDGHQVRNPVEFRWT, from the coding sequence ATGCCTCGTCAGCCTCGCAGCGCCTACATCGTCCACACCGACCACCTCACCAAGCCATCCCACTTCGCCACCCACGGGCACTGGTACACCTCAATGGTGGCCTCCCTCTCCCCGGCCACCAACTCCAGCTGCGTCTTCTACGTGTACGACACCGCGATACACGGCTTCGCCGCCGAGCTCACCCACGGCGAAGCCCGGCGCCTGTCGAACACCCCGGGCGTGGCCGTCGTGCACAAGGACAGGCTGGTGCATCTGCACACCACCAGGTCCCCGGGCTTCCTCGGCCTCGACAGGGACTTCGGCATCTGGCCGGACACGAACTTCGGCGACGGCGTCATCATCGGCTTCGTCGACAGCGGCATCTGGCCGGAGAGCGCCAGCTTCGACGACACCGGGCTCGGCTCCGTCCGGCCGAGCTGGAAGGGTCGGTGCGTCGACGGCGAGCGGTTCAACGCCAGCATGTGCAACGACAAGCTAGTCGGCGCCAGGTCCTTCACCGCCGGCATGAGCCTGGCGACAGACGATTTCCTGTCGCCGCGGGACAAGGCCGGGCACGGCACGCACGTCGCGTCCACGGCCGCCGGCTCGGAGGTCCCCGACACCGGCCTCTTCGGGTTCGCGCGCGGGACCTCGAGGGGCGTGGCTCCCAGAGCGAGGGTCGCCATGTACAAGGCGTGCGTCCTGCACGACTGCAGCACCGCGGCCATCGTCGCGGCGATCGACGCCGCGGTGAAGGACGGCGTCGACATCCTGTCCCTGTCAGTCGGAGGCCTGGACGACCCCGACTTCTACAAAGACGCCATGTCCATCGCCTTGTTCGGCGCCGTGCGGGCGGGCTTGTTCGTCGCCTGCTCCGCCGGCAACTTCGGCCCGCGGGAATTCACGCTGAGCAACGTGGCGCCGTGGATCACAACGGTCGGCGCCGCCACCGTGGACCGGGTGTTCCCGGTGAGCATCACGCTCGGGAACGGCCAGGTCCTCACCGGGCAGTCCCTCTACGCCCACACGACCAACCGAACAGAAATGATCCGTCTATTGCCCAGCAACTGCTCCAACGATCTTGGATCCGACAGGATCAGGGGCAAGATCGTCATGTGCGCTCGCGATTTCGGCGTTTACCCGTCGTACGGCGTCGCAGTGAAGAAGGCCGGTGGCAGCGGGCTGGTCTCCGTCTCCCCCCTGGATCGGCGTATGGACGGGCTCATGGTCCAGCCATTCACCCTTCCGGCTGTCACCGTCAGCGCCCGTGAAGCCGACAGGCTCTCGGCGTACATCGACTCGGTGCCTGACCCGGTGGCGTCGTTCTGCTTCACCGGCCGCATGGTCACCGGCGAGAACCGCGCGCCGGTGGTGGCGTCCTTCTCGTCGCGTGGGCCCAACCACATCGTCCGCGAGATCCTCAAGCCGGACGTCATCGCGCCGGGCGCGAACATCATCGCCGCGTGGCCCGTCGAGTCGCCCCTGACGCAGAGCAGGAGCGACGCGAGACGGTCGAGCTTCAACATCGTCTCGGGCACCTCCATGCCGTACCCGCACGTCGCCGGCGTCGCGGAGCTGCTGAAGCACAAGCACCGCGACTGGACGCCGGCCGTGACCGCGGCGACGCTCGACAGCCACGGCCGAGGCATCTCGGACAACAGCCGCACCAGCAGCGGCGTCGCGACGCCGATGGCGGCCGGGGCCGGGCACGTCCGGCCGCAGCTGGCGCTCGACCCGGGCCTGGTCTACGACGCCGTGGAGCAGGACTACGTCGACTTCCTCTGCGCGCTGAAGTACAGCGCCGCGCAGCTCAGTATGTTCATGCCCGGCTTCGCCGGCTGCACGAGGACACTCCCCGGCGGCGCTGCCGGGCTCAACTACCCGTCGCTCGTCGTGGACTTCAGCAACGGCACCGGCGTCCGCGTGCTGAAGCGCACTGTAACGAAGGTGTCGGAGGGTCCAGAGACCTACACCGTGAGGGTTGTGGCGCCGGAccaggtggcggtggcggtcaCGCCACGGACGCTGCAGTTCGAGAAGCAGAACGAGAAGAAGAGCTACAAGGTCGTGTTCAGGAGTAAGAAGACCGCGGTCGGGTCGACGCAGTTCGGACACATCGTGTGGGAGAACGATGGGCATCAAGTGAGGAACCCTGTTGAGTTCCGCTGGACGTGA
- the LOC112883580 gene encoding subtilisin-like protease SBT1.7 → MASITTKLLHHLALFLFLVQLTGPVLASKIKSHAALKPQPPSTYIVHANHLAKPPHFATLEDWYHSIVAAHSPRPTNTSRILYTYDTVMQGFAVQLTGDEARRMSGTPGVAAVYEDEMFYLQTTRSPGFVGLDPKNGAWNETNFGDGVIIGFIDTGIWPESSSFSDNGLGPVRASWKGKCVDADDFNASLCNNKLVGAKAFRAGRAGSKICGGVPSPRDKDGHGTHVSSTAAGAEVPDAGLHMFSRGTAWGLAPKARIAMYKACDIDGCSGADIIAAVDAAVKDGVDIISMSLGGQPRSFHSDAIAIATFGAERNGVFVVLAGGNAGPGASTVINTAPWMATVGAATVDRLFPSNLTLGNGAVLAGQSLYAMQAKGTAMMPLVFSGSPGDWTPDTVMGKIVVCMDGATDAHGILLQNAGGAGIVGVDPREWSRDGTTAYAFTLPGLALSYTAGEKLRAYMASEPNPVGSFSFGCETVISKNRAPVVAGFSSRGPNQIVPELLKPDVVAPGVSILAAWSGDASVSGDFVDGRRTAYNIISGTSMACPHVAGIAALIKKKYPSWTPAMLRSALMTTAWTIDNRGRRIRDNGATADLNDGVRVATPLVAGAGYVHPDLALDPGLVYDAGKRDYVDFLCALNYTAEQLRLFVPDFVRCTRTLAGGPAGLNYPSFSVVFDNGTAIRTLTRTLTKVSEEAETYNVIVKTPKHVKVTVTPTTLVFNEPNERKSYSVEFRNEARGNRKTEWGFGHISWENENHRVRSPVACHWQN, encoded by the coding sequence ATGGCGTCCATCACCACAAAGCTCTTGCACCACCTAGCACTGTTCCTCTTCCTTGTGCAGCTCACCGGCCCAGTTCTCGCCTCAAAGATCAAGAGCCATGCTGCGCTCAAGCCTCAGCCACCGAGCACCTACATCGTCCATGCCAACCACCTCGCCAAGCCGCCGCACTTCGCCACCCTCGAGGACTGGTACCATTCCATAGTGGCAGCCCACTCACCTCGCCCCACCAACACCAGCCGCATCTTGTACACCTATGACACCGTGATGCAAGGCTTCGCCGTCCAGCTCACTGGCGACGAGGCCCGGCGCATGTCAGGCACTCCCGGCGTCGCCGCTGTGTACGAGGACGAGATGTTCTACCTTCAGACCACGAGGTCGCCGGGGTTCGTCGGCCTCGACCCGAAGAACGGCGCCTGGAACGAGACGAACTTTGGCGACGGCGTCATCATCGGCTTCATCGACACCGGCATATGGCCCGAGAGCTCGAGCTTCAGTGACAACGGGCTCGGCCCCGTCCGGGCGAGCTGGAAGGGCAAGTGCGTCGACGCCGACGATTTCAATGCCAGCCTGTGTAACAACAAGCTGGTTGGAGCCAAGGCCTTCCGCGCTGGCAGGGCGGGGAGCAAGATCTGCGGCGGCGTCCCCTCCCCGAGGGACAAGGACGGCCACGGCACGCACGTGTCCTCGACGGCCGCCGGCGCGGAGGTCCCGGACGCCGGCCTCCACATGTTCTCGCGAGGGACCGCGTGGGGCCTGGCGCCCAAGGCGAGGATCGCCATGTACAAGGCGTGTGACATCGACGGCTGCTCTGGGGCGGACATCATAGCGGCGGTCGACGCCGCGGTGAAGGACGGCGTGGACATCATTTCCATGTCCCTCGGAGGCCAGCCGCGCTCCTTTCACAGCGACGCCATCGCGATCGCCACCTTTGGCGCTGAGCGCAACGGCGTCTTCGTCGTCCTCGCGGGCGGCAACGCCGGACCGGGAGCATCTACGGTGATCAACACGGCGCCGTGGATGGCCACCGTCGGCGCCGCCACCGTGGACCGGCTGTTCCCGTCGAATCTCACGCTTGGGAACGGTGCTGTGCTCGCGGGACAGTCCCTTTACGCCATGCAGGCCAAGGGAACCGCCATGATGCCGCTAGTGTTCAGCGGATCCCCTGGTGACTGGACGCCCGACACGGTCATGGGGAAAATCGTGGTGTGCATGGACGGAGCAACCGACGCACATGGCATTCTCTTGCAGAATGCTGGTGGAGCAGGGATAGTTGGTGTGGATCCTCGCGAGTGGTCTCGAGATGGCACCACGGCCTATGCCTTCACCCTTCCGGGTCTCGCGCTCAGCTACACCGCCGGcgagaagctcagggcgtacaTGGCCTCGGAGCCCAACCCGGTGGGGTCCTTCAGCTTTGGCTGTGAGACGGTCATTAGCAAGAACAGGGCGCCGGTGGTCGCCGGCTTCTCGTCGCGGGGCCCCAACCAGATCGTCCCCGAGCTCCTCAAGCCCGACGTCGTCGCGCCGGGAGTGAGCATTCTGGCGGCCTGGTCGGGCGACGCATCTGTGTCGGGAGACTTTGTCGACGGGAGGAGAACCGCCTACAACATCATCTCGGGCACCTCCATGGCGTGCCCGCACGTCGCCGGCATCGCGGCGCTGATCAAGAAGAAGTACCCCAGCTGGACGCCGGCGATGTTACGGTCGGCGCTGATGACGACCGCCTGGACGATCGACAACCGCGGCCGGCGCATCCGCGACAACGGGGCCACCGCTGACCTCAACGACGGCGTCAGGGTCGCGACGCCGCTGGTGGCCGGGGCCGGGTACGTCCACCCGGATCTCGCGCTGGACCCGGGCCTCGTCTACGACGCCGGCAAGCGCGACTACGTCGACTTCCTGTGCGCCCTCAACTACACCGCGGAGCAGCTGCGCCTGTTCGTGCCAGACTTCGTCAGGTGCACGAGGACGCTCGCCGGCGGCCCTGCCGGCCTCAACTACCCGTCCTTTTCCGTGGTCTTCGACAACGGCACCGCCATCCGCACGCTGACGCGGACGCTGACCAAGGTGTCCGAGGAGGCCGAGACGTATAATGTCATCGTCAAGACGCCGAAGCACGTGAAGGTGACCGTCACGCCGACGACCCTGGTGTTCAACGAGCCCAACGAGAGGAAGAGCTACTCGGTGGAATTCAGAAATGAAGCCCGTGGAAACCGGAAGACAGAGTGGGGTTTCGGACACATCAGCTGGGAGAACGAAAACCATCGTGTCAGGAGCCCAGTGGCCTGCCATTGGCAGAACTGA